The following proteins are encoded in a genomic region of Saccharopolyspora antimicrobica:
- a CDS encoding DMT family transporter, whose translation MASVTVQTRTLDAPPSTERWKATAAVAVTIVLWASAFVAIRNIGHSLSPAPMALMRLAVAALALSLLVLIRFRGAPRLPKSRRTLLLVAVYAVLWLAGYTVVLNAAEQHIDAGTAALLVNTAPLLIAFGAGLFLGEGYPKVLIIGSLVALGGLSLIALGSAGHRDWLGVVLCLVAAVLYAAGVLVQKATLRGVDGLIGLWLGCLVATAVLLPWAPQLLDELRTAPPNAILGTIYLGLFPTAIGFTTWSYALSRMSAGKLSSTTYVAPVVSILMSWLLLGETPTLYALAGGAICLIGVAISRRPTK comes from the coding sequence ATGGCCAGCGTGACCGTTCAGACCCGGACCCTCGACGCTCCTCCCTCGACCGAACGCTGGAAGGCGACGGCCGCCGTCGCCGTGACCATCGTGCTGTGGGCATCCGCCTTCGTGGCCATCCGCAACATCGGGCATTCCCTCTCGCCCGCGCCGATGGCCCTGATGCGCCTCGCCGTCGCGGCCCTCGCCCTCTCGCTGCTGGTGCTGATCCGGTTCCGCGGCGCGCCGCGGCTGCCGAAGTCGCGCCGGACGTTGCTGCTGGTCGCGGTGTACGCGGTGCTCTGGCTGGCCGGCTACACGGTGGTGCTCAACGCCGCCGAGCAGCACATCGACGCGGGAACCGCCGCGCTGCTGGTGAACACCGCACCGCTGCTGATCGCCTTCGGCGCGGGGTTGTTCCTGGGCGAGGGCTACCCGAAGGTGCTGATCATCGGGTCTCTCGTCGCTCTGGGCGGGCTCTCGCTCATCGCCCTCGGCTCGGCCGGTCACCGCGACTGGCTCGGCGTGGTGCTGTGCCTGGTCGCGGCCGTCCTGTACGCGGCGGGAGTGCTGGTCCAGAAGGCCACCCTGCGGGGCGTCGACGGCCTGATCGGGCTCTGGCTGGGCTGCCTGGTCGCCACGGCGGTGCTCCTGCCCTGGGCCCCGCAGCTGCTCGACGAGCTCCGGACGGCACCGCCGAACGCGATCCTCGGAACCATCTACTTGGGACTGTTCCCCACCGCGATCGGCTTCACCACCTGGTCCTACGCACTGAGCCGGATGAGCGCGGGCAAGCTCAGCTCGACCACCTACGTGGCACCGGTGGTCTCGATCCTGATGTCGTGGCTGCTGCTCGGCGAAACGCCCACGCTCTACGCGCTGGCAGGCGGCGCGATCTGCCTCATCGGCGTCGCGATCTCCCGCCGTCCCACCAAGTAG
- the narJ gene encoding nitrate reductase molybdenum cofactor assembly chaperone, whose amino-acid sequence MRRRRLNARSRGLVRQIAAWCLHYPDAELIRQLPLLREATAELGELPAAEPLHHLLDHLAGTPLPDAEQHYVEVFDVSPRRSLYLTWFVHGDTRLRGGALAELAGIYRTHGYRIADGELPDYLPALLEFSVAAADPGEALLGRFRPAIELLHRKLGEVGTPYAGAVGAVLDAVPRSRESAAVPAQAPTEMVGLQPFLLREGSR is encoded by the coding sequence GTGAGGCGCCGGCGCCTGAACGCCCGCAGCCGCGGCCTGGTCCGCCAGATCGCCGCGTGGTGCCTGCACTACCCCGATGCCGAGCTGATCCGGCAGCTGCCGTTGCTGCGCGAGGCCACCGCCGAGCTCGGCGAGCTCCCTGCGGCCGAGCCGTTGCACCACCTGCTGGACCACCTCGCTGGGACTCCGCTGCCGGACGCCGAGCAGCACTACGTCGAGGTCTTCGACGTCAGCCCGCGCCGGAGCCTCTACCTGACGTGGTTCGTGCACGGCGACACGCGGCTGCGCGGCGGTGCGCTGGCCGAGCTGGCGGGCATCTACCGCACGCACGGCTACCGGATCGCCGACGGGGAACTGCCCGACTACCTGCCCGCGCTGCTGGAGTTCTCGGTCGCGGCCGCGGACCCGGGCGAGGCGCTGCTCGGTCGCTTCCGGCCGGCGATCGAGCTGCTGCACCGCAAGCTCGGCGAGGTCGGCACCCCATACGCCGGGGCGGTGGGGGCCGTGCTCGACGCGGTCCCGCGCAGCCGCGAGAGCGCAGCCGTGCCCGCGCAGGCGCCGACCGAGATGGTCGGCCTGCAACCGTTCCTGCTCCGGGAGGGAAGCCGATGA
- a CDS encoding LysR family transcriptional regulator, translated as MLDLPRLRVLRAVVATGSIRASASALGYTPSAVSQQLSSLQRETGLQLFERVGRGIEPTTAGLTLAAEAEPLFEAVSRLEGVVGDLRAGRIGSLSIGYFGTAGATWLPSIVAALRAEFPELRLELRLTELDPSEPDIDILVERPGTEYPPQVAVHHLIDDPYLLVVREDDPLAERAEVPLAELAERHWVDNDFAVGACRQVLLEACAEAGFAPRFVVETRDYQTAIPFVATGIGVTVIPRLGIGNLPAGLTAVPVVAPATVRRINVVVKKSVADHPAVQRTVELLHELTAGDF; from the coding sequence ATGCTCGACCTACCGAGACTGCGCGTGCTCCGGGCCGTCGTCGCGACGGGCTCGATCCGCGCGAGCGCTTCCGCGCTGGGTTACACGCCCTCCGCGGTGAGCCAGCAGCTGTCCTCGCTGCAGCGCGAAACCGGGTTGCAGCTCTTCGAACGGGTCGGCCGCGGGATCGAGCCGACCACCGCGGGCCTGACGCTCGCGGCCGAAGCCGAGCCGCTGTTCGAAGCGGTCAGCAGGCTCGAAGGCGTGGTCGGCGACCTGCGCGCGGGGCGCATCGGCAGCCTGTCGATCGGCTACTTCGGCACCGCCGGGGCGACCTGGCTGCCTTCGATCGTGGCCGCGCTGCGCGCCGAGTTCCCCGAGCTGCGGCTGGAACTGCGGCTGACCGAGCTCGACCCGTCCGAACCGGACATCGACATCCTCGTCGAGCGGCCCGGCACCGAGTACCCGCCGCAGGTCGCCGTGCACCACCTCATCGACGATCCGTACCTGCTGGTCGTTCGCGAGGACGACCCGCTGGCCGAACGCGCGGAGGTGCCGCTGGCCGAGCTGGCCGAACGGCACTGGGTGGACAACGACTTCGCGGTGGGGGCCTGCCGCCAGGTGCTGCTCGAAGCCTGCGCCGAGGCGGGATTCGCGCCCAGGTTCGTCGTGGAGACCCGCGACTACCAGACCGCGATCCCCTTCGTGGCGACCGGCATCGGCGTCACGGTGATCCCGAGGCTGGGCATCGGGAACCTGCCCGCCGGCCTGACCGCGGTCCCCGTGGTGGCCCCGGCGACCGTCCGCCGGATCAACGTCGTGGTGAAGAAGTCGGTCGCCGACCACCCCGCCGTGCAGCGCACCGTCGAACTGCTGCACGAGCTCACGGCCGGGGACTTTTGA
- a CDS encoding tellurite resistance/C4-dicarboxylate transporter family protein, giving the protein MFIAVAHRVPCESGAVVMGIGIVSVAAQLAGDTVLSWVLLTVAGVVWVLLGVSFLTRLASDAPAWRAEAVRPGALTGVAATGVLGVGLAQHGWPAVSWVFLAVAVVLWAALLPRVLRNLSSPAVGSSFLLCVATQSLAVLAAKLAVGAGWMLSLAVVADVLGLGLYAFVLSRFDFRQLVRGSGDHWIAGGALAISTVATTALASALPAGAAGAVGAGAVVLWAITSAWYVVLAGLELFAPRLRYDFRRWATVFPLGMTCTATFGVAAATGAGWLMTAAQVLLWPALVVLCLAAWGTARRVTGGLLRLARSARPARR; this is encoded by the coding sequence GTGTTCATCGCGGTGGCGCACCGGGTTCCGTGCGAATCCGGTGCGGTGGTGATGGGGATCGGCATCGTGTCGGTCGCCGCGCAGTTGGCGGGCGACACGGTGCTGTCCTGGGTGCTGCTGACGGTGGCCGGAGTGGTGTGGGTGCTGCTCGGGGTCTCGTTCCTGACCCGGCTGGCCTCGGACGCGCCTGCTTGGCGCGCCGAGGCGGTTCGGCCGGGTGCGCTGACGGGTGTCGCGGCGACCGGGGTGCTCGGCGTCGGTCTCGCCCAGCACGGGTGGCCGGCCGTGAGCTGGGTGTTCCTGGCGGTGGCTGTTGTGCTGTGGGCGGCGTTGCTGCCGCGGGTGCTCCGGAATCTGAGCTCCCCGGCGGTCGGTTCGAGCTTCCTGCTGTGCGTGGCCACCCAGTCGCTCGCGGTGCTGGCCGCGAAGCTGGCCGTCGGGGCGGGTTGGATGCTGTCGCTCGCGGTGGTAGCGGACGTGCTCGGCCTCGGCTTGTACGCGTTCGTGCTGTCGCGGTTCGACTTCCGGCAGCTGGTGCGCGGCAGCGGTGATCACTGGATCGCTGGTGGCGCGCTGGCGATCAGCACGGTGGCCACCACGGCGCTGGCTTCCGCGCTGCCTGCTGGAGCGGCCGGTGCTGTCGGAGCGGGCGCGGTCGTGCTGTGGGCGATCACCTCCGCCTGGTACGTCGTGCTGGCCGGGTTGGAGCTGTTCGCGCCACGGCTGCGCTATGACTTCCGGCGCTGGGCGACGGTCTTCCCGCTGGGCATGACCTGCACGGCGACCTTCGGCGTCGCCGCGGCCACCGGGGCGGGATGGCTGATGACGGCCGCTCAGGTGCTGCTGTGGCCGGCGCTGGTCGTGCTCTGCCTGGCCGCGTGGGGCACCGCGCGCCGCGTCACGGGTGGGCTCCTCCGGTTGGCGCGCTCCGCACGACCAGCCCGTAGATGA
- a CDS encoding CHAT domain-containing protein: MTEVPTGLTEAIAARREALARQADDEQAYRASVELVELLLQRGQLTGEDPVEAIRIADALNNALPADSPARALPLLHLAMAQWARANHHGEQAVRTALVYLRELRPLLDDELPMHVEIRARGGMFCADTAIVLGDPDCAAEAVADLDAAFALSTDEQLRRGIQFHRAKLCSARFRTMGGPNSDLRYAVDTLTAFLAQPGIPPELADHCHLELVNLIVAEQLPPDARNAVPWSEQQAVEYVRAAPAAALRAHLDALSPQAAADPSAAGIRINVIAGQGAETTQQDWDVLAGDLGVIIGATDEHAPHRHELVALRAALASDPPADDLPAGLDEGIAELRRKLVELGGGPASFAILLQLNALLLQRTELTGQDSARSIEIAGALVALQPEQAGAHLQLAIAHAARDSQEDLRRAAEILRDLRPADDAERAEFFAQCGFINAKLALSTRDPADVAETIELLDAALAGVPDGTARRRTWMFRASMYQLRFLQMGGTAEDHRLAVEAFTEALSWDDPRTQDDCHAALAALLLYRDVPAAMRGQEPETDELYRYVDHTVLPEVQQHLAAMSSASGDELAAVRLLAWSPDQHDDMAPVLRDLAMAAGDELSSAELDAIHAVTSGLQTCQDDAGIEQLLTSASEGLPADSPLHDMFLLFRMRSPENLGTSDLARLLSRQEQRIEALPEGSAERAEELIAQAAILIVQAQRGDHAALARAKEIAQHVTQRYPEVETASGISHALLALSAEYGMGHPLETIQDALDHVRRADELLAPDDEIRADMVPVLGKMLVTRFFLSGNREDADAAQYYSFEAQQRLPGLAAWLAEVESEQITDPEAGMSKLHAAVGDEMPEHYARWVTRCVISLRLLRPREFRPDSAPPDPAGLAAARRALVAAQQLPESDAERAIEVAGAAVLCAASGLVADDVELADEGLAALDAVSRQPDLPKELEYFTVQLLAYARQARSWHRTSDDALDSAIDGLERMLRERPPGNSEALAANFAVLAANYEQRGERRRAIETGLEALRARARGVLLQSSPQRAMKVASSAAGGSPVAVQRCLRAGDLESAVQALELGRGMVLHAATSAATMPDLLRSSGHPDLAERWHAEVDQQQPWDSGTDRSSPAQLQLPSDLRLAAQRALKGTAAEEELLSPPSAEEISTALRARSARALVYLTAGEAVVITDEGRLHHLPLAALRDRDPVQHFDLLQRERARIGEAVQQPWQAALQNLCDWAWTAAIGPLLDWLGGEQPRIVLVPTGKLNLVPWHAARKPLANGRFRFACQDAVIGYAASARQFVEAARRPAPRFADHPVLVRTPDLYWTRHEIGHIHAAHYGHGHYLGRPGGRSVPTPDDVLAALPGTTMLHLGCHATPAELPVDSALRLGSGRSLPVREILRHKSGPHGALVVLAACSSDLTGRQHDEVLTLATAFLAAGAGGVVGTRWEIDDLVTAMFMIVFHHHLNDGFPEPADALRAAQLWMLDPHRRPIPGVPDELARYFAETDPATPAHWAAFTYHGR; this comes from the coding sequence ATGACCGAGGTTCCGACCGGGCTCACCGAAGCCATCGCCGCGCGACGCGAGGCGCTGGCGCGACAAGCCGACGACGAGCAGGCCTACCGCGCCTCCGTCGAACTGGTCGAGCTGCTGTTGCAGCGCGGCCAGCTGACCGGCGAGGATCCGGTCGAAGCAATCCGCATCGCCGACGCGCTGAACAATGCACTCCCCGCCGACTCCCCCGCCCGCGCCCTGCCGCTGCTCCACCTCGCCATGGCGCAGTGGGCTCGCGCGAACCACCACGGCGAGCAAGCCGTGCGGACCGCTCTGGTGTACCTGCGGGAGCTGCGCCCGCTACTCGACGACGAGCTGCCGATGCACGTGGAGATCCGGGCCCGCGGCGGGATGTTCTGCGCGGACACCGCCATCGTGCTGGGCGACCCGGACTGCGCAGCGGAGGCCGTCGCCGACCTCGACGCCGCGTTCGCGCTGAGCACCGATGAGCAGCTGCGGCGCGGCATCCAGTTCCACCGCGCCAAGCTGTGCTCGGCGCGGTTCCGCACGATGGGCGGTCCGAACAGCGATCTGCGGTACGCCGTCGACACCCTCACCGCGTTCTTGGCCCAGCCCGGCATCCCGCCGGAACTGGCCGACCACTGCCACCTCGAACTGGTCAACCTCATCGTGGCCGAGCAGCTCCCGCCCGACGCGCGCAACGCCGTGCCGTGGTCGGAGCAGCAGGCGGTGGAATACGTCCGCGCCGCACCGGCCGCCGCGCTGCGCGCACATCTCGACGCGCTGTCCCCCCAAGCCGCCGCTGACCCGAGTGCCGCCGGGATCCGCATCAACGTCATCGCCGGGCAGGGAGCCGAAACCACCCAGCAGGACTGGGACGTCCTGGCCGGGGACCTGGGCGTGATCATCGGTGCGACCGACGAGCACGCTCCGCACCGCCACGAACTCGTCGCCCTCCGGGCCGCGCTGGCGTCGGACCCGCCTGCGGACGACCTGCCCGCCGGGCTGGACGAGGGCATCGCCGAACTGCGGCGGAAACTGGTCGAACTGGGCGGTGGCCCGGCGAGCTTCGCCATCCTGCTCCAGCTCAACGCACTTCTGCTGCAGCGCACCGAGCTGACCGGCCAGGATTCCGCCCGGTCCATCGAGATCGCCGGAGCTCTGGTGGCGCTCCAGCCGGAGCAGGCCGGCGCCCACCTCCAGCTCGCGATCGCCCACGCGGCCCGCGACTCGCAGGAAGACCTGCGCCGGGCCGCGGAGATCCTGCGTGACCTGCGGCCAGCAGATGACGCGGAGCGGGCCGAGTTCTTCGCGCAGTGCGGTTTCATCAACGCCAAACTCGCCCTGAGCACGCGCGATCCGGCGGATGTCGCCGAGACGATCGAGCTGCTGGACGCCGCGCTGGCCGGAGTGCCGGACGGCACCGCCCGCCGCCGGACGTGGATGTTCCGGGCCTCGATGTACCAGCTGCGGTTCCTGCAGATGGGTGGCACAGCGGAAGACCACCGGCTGGCCGTCGAGGCCTTCACCGAGGCGCTGAGCTGGGACGATCCGCGCACGCAGGACGACTGCCACGCCGCGCTCGCGGCTCTCCTGCTCTACCGCGACGTCCCCGCCGCCATGCGCGGACAAGAGCCCGAAACGGACGAGCTCTACCGCTACGTGGACCACACCGTGCTGCCCGAGGTTCAGCAGCACCTGGCGGCGATGTCCAGCGCCAGTGGCGATGAGCTCGCCGCTGTCCGGCTGCTGGCCTGGTCTCCCGATCAGCACGACGACATGGCCCCGGTCCTGCGTGATCTGGCCATGGCGGCCGGTGACGAGTTGAGTTCCGCCGAACTCGACGCCATCCACGCGGTCACCTCAGGCCTGCAGACCTGCCAGGACGACGCCGGGATCGAGCAGCTGCTCACCTCCGCGTCCGAGGGCCTGCCCGCCGATTCGCCGCTGCACGACATGTTCCTGCTGTTCCGGATGCGGTCCCCGGAGAACCTGGGCACCAGCGATCTGGCGCGGCTGCTCAGCCGGCAAGAGCAGCGGATCGAGGCGCTGCCCGAAGGTTCCGCCGAGCGCGCCGAGGAGCTGATCGCGCAGGCCGCGATCCTGATCGTGCAGGCCCAGCGCGGCGACCACGCCGCACTGGCGAGGGCCAAGGAGATCGCCCAGCACGTGACGCAGCGGTACCCGGAGGTCGAAACCGCATCTGGCATCAGCCACGCGCTGCTCGCCCTCAGCGCCGAGTACGGCATGGGTCATCCGCTCGAAACGATCCAGGACGCGCTCGACCACGTGCGCCGGGCGGACGAGCTGTTGGCGCCCGATGACGAGATCCGCGCCGACATGGTCCCGGTCCTGGGCAAGATGCTGGTGACCCGGTTCTTCCTGTCCGGCAACCGCGAAGACGCCGACGCGGCCCAGTACTACTCCTTCGAAGCCCAGCAGCGCCTGCCCGGGCTCGCGGCGTGGCTGGCGGAGGTGGAGTCCGAGCAGATCACCGATCCCGAGGCCGGGATGAGCAAGCTGCACGCCGCGGTCGGCGACGAGATGCCGGAGCACTACGCCCGGTGGGTGACCAGGTGCGTCATCTCGCTGCGCCTGCTGCGGCCACGGGAGTTCCGGCCCGACTCCGCGCCACCGGACCCGGCCGGCCTCGCCGCCGCGCGCCGCGCTCTCGTGGCAGCCCAGCAGCTCCCGGAATCCGACGCGGAACGAGCCATCGAGGTCGCCGGTGCGGCGGTGCTCTGCGCCGCCTCCGGGCTGGTCGCCGACGATGTGGAACTGGCCGACGAAGGCCTGGCCGCGCTCGACGCGGTGAGCAGGCAGCCGGACCTGCCGAAGGAGCTGGAGTACTTCACGGTCCAGCTGCTGGCCTACGCACGCCAGGCCCGCTCCTGGCACCGCACCTCCGACGATGCGCTGGACTCGGCGATCGACGGGCTGGAGCGCATGCTCCGGGAGCGCCCGCCGGGCAACAGCGAAGCGCTGGCGGCCAACTTCGCCGTGCTGGCCGCCAACTACGAGCAACGCGGCGAACGGCGTCGCGCGATCGAGACCGGTCTGGAAGCGCTGCGGGCACGTGCCCGGGGCGTGCTGCTGCAGTCGAGCCCGCAGCGGGCGATGAAGGTCGCTTCGTCCGCTGCCGGCGGTTCCCCCGTAGCGGTGCAACGCTGCTTGCGCGCGGGCGATCTGGAGTCCGCGGTGCAGGCGCTGGAACTCGGCCGCGGCATGGTCCTGCACGCCGCCACCTCCGCGGCGACGATGCCGGATCTGTTGCGCAGCAGCGGTCACCCGGATCTGGCCGAGCGCTGGCACGCCGAAGTCGATCAGCAGCAGCCCTGGGATTCCGGAACCGACCGGAGCAGCCCGGCACAGCTCCAGCTGCCCAGCGATCTGCGACTGGCCGCACAGCGCGCGCTGAAAGGCACTGCCGCGGAAGAGGAACTTCTCTCCCCGCCGAGCGCCGAGGAGATCAGCACCGCACTGCGCGCCCGCAGCGCTCGCGCACTTGTCTACCTCACCGCCGGGGAAGCCGTGGTCATCACCGACGAAGGCCGGCTCCACCACCTGCCACTCGCCGCGCTGCGCGACCGGGACCCGGTCCAGCACTTCGACCTGCTGCAACGCGAACGCGCACGCATCGGCGAGGCCGTGCAGCAGCCGTGGCAGGCCGCGCTGCAGAACCTGTGCGACTGGGCGTGGACAGCCGCGATCGGTCCCCTGCTGGACTGGCTCGGCGGCGAGCAGCCGCGAATCGTGCTGGTGCCGACCGGGAAGCTCAACCTCGTCCCGTGGCACGCGGCGCGAAAGCCGCTCGCGAACGGACGATTCCGCTTCGCGTGCCAGGACGCCGTCATCGGCTATGCGGCGTCGGCGCGCCAGTTCGTCGAGGCGGCCCGGCGCCCGGCACCGCGCTTCGCCGACCACCCGGTCCTGGTCCGCACTCCTGACCTGTACTGGACCCGCCACGAGATCGGGCACATCCACGCCGCGCACTACGGGCACGGCCACTACCTCGGTCGTCCGGGCGGGCGATCGGTGCCGACGCCGGATGACGTGCTTGCCGCGCTGCCCGGGACGACGATGCTGCACCTGGGCTGCCACGCCACTCCGGCCGAGCTCCCGGTCGACTCCGCGCTGCGGCTGGGCTCCGGGCGGTCACTGCCGGTGCGGGAGATCCTGCGGCACAAGAGCGGTCCGCACGGCGCGCTGGTCGTGCTGGCGGCCTGTTCCAGCGACCTGACCGGACGCCAGCACGACGAGGTCCTCACCCTGGCCACCGCGTTCCTGGCCGCCGGAGCCGGCGGGGTGGTCGGCACCCGGTGGGAGATCGACGACCTGGTGACCGCGATGTTCATGATCGTCTTCCACCACCACCTCAACGACGGCTTCCCGGAACCCGCCGACGCCCTGCGCGCCGCGCAGCTGTGGATGCTGGACCCGCACCGCCGGCCGATCCCCGGAGTACCGGACGAGCTCGCCCGGTACTTCGCCGAAACCGACCCCGCGACCCCGGCGCACTGGGCG
- the narI gene encoding respiratory nitrate reductase subunit gamma — translation MISPIDAMLWGVLPYVVLAVFIGGTIWRYRYDKFGWTSRSSQLHESRLLRVGSPLFHYGLLLVVGGHVLGLLVPKALTEFFGVTEQSYHVVSLLMGTIAGCAALAGLVVLLWRRLRTEAVRRSSSRSDQLTYVLLIAVMSVGLWTTVVDNGVRGPYDYRESIGPWFRDIFVLQPHPELMANAPLDYRLHALLALALFALWPFSRLVHAFSAPVHYLFRPYIVYRSRSGDRVGTRQAPRGWQQP, via the coding sequence ATGATCAGCCCGATCGACGCGATGCTGTGGGGCGTGCTGCCGTACGTGGTGCTGGCCGTGTTCATCGGCGGCACGATCTGGCGGTACCGCTACGACAAGTTCGGCTGGACCTCGCGTTCCAGCCAGTTGCACGAGTCCCGCCTGCTGCGGGTGGGAAGTCCGCTGTTCCACTACGGGCTGCTGCTGGTGGTCGGTGGTCACGTGCTCGGGCTGCTGGTGCCCAAGGCGCTGACCGAGTTCTTCGGCGTGACCGAGCAGAGCTACCACGTGGTGTCGCTGCTGATGGGCACGATCGCCGGCTGCGCCGCGCTGGCCGGGCTCGTGGTGCTGCTGTGGCGTCGGCTGCGCACGGAGGCGGTGCGCCGGTCGTCCAGTCGCAGCGATCAGCTCACCTACGTGCTGCTGATCGCGGTGATGTCGGTCGGGTTGTGGACGACGGTGGTCGACAACGGGGTCCGCGGGCCCTACGACTACCGCGAATCGATCGGTCCGTGGTTCCGCGACATCTTCGTGCTGCAACCGCATCCTGAGCTCATGGCCAACGCACCGCTGGACTACCGGCTGCACGCGCTGCTCGCGCTCGCGCTCTTCGCGCTGTGGCCGTTCAGCCGCCTCGTGCACGCCTTCAGCGCGCCGGTGCACTACCTGTTCCGCCCGTACATCGTCTACCGCAGCCGCAGCGGAGACCGCGTCGGCACTCGCCAGGCGCCGCGCGGCTGGCAGCAGCCCTGA
- a CDS encoding DUF7144 family membrane protein, whose translation MTSGRSAGQPETEQSAGTVPSSWALTTSAETRPPSGWLTFAGSMLGLLGIFNIITGITALTRPEYFLVTANRLLTFDYPVWGWIWLGLGIVQVVVGAGAMYGRGWARFIGIDLAALCAIGHLVFLTAFPLWSVLVIALSVMVIYGLVVRSAPTGGAHP comes from the coding sequence ATGACTTCCGGACGAAGCGCAGGGCAGCCGGAGACCGAGCAGAGCGCCGGGACGGTGCCGAGCAGCTGGGCGCTGACCACCTCGGCGGAAACCCGGCCTCCGTCGGGATGGCTCACCTTCGCGGGCTCGATGCTGGGTCTGCTGGGGATCTTCAACATCATCACCGGGATCACCGCGCTGACCCGCCCGGAGTACTTCCTGGTCACCGCCAACCGGCTGCTCACGTTCGACTACCCGGTCTGGGGCTGGATCTGGCTCGGCCTCGGCATCGTGCAGGTCGTGGTCGGTGCCGGCGCGATGTACGGGCGCGGCTGGGCGCGCTTCATCGGCATCGACCTGGCCGCGCTGTGCGCGATCGGGCACCTGGTGTTCCTCACCGCCTTCCCGCTGTGGTCCGTGCTGGTCATCGCGCTGTCGGTGATGGTCATCTACGGGCTGGTCGTGCGGAGCGCGCCAACCGGAGGAGCCCACCCGTGA
- a CDS encoding mycothiol transferase encodes MTIRHRRWPDEDATDELRLSQEFLQFLRHTAVGKVDGLSPELAAAAPIATSPRTTALGVIKHLTAVERHWISIVGAGAPLPSLWEGSPDPSWNLTAADSPRTVIAAYEAEWERSTCALAGLSPDGLAADGERTIRWILAHVTQETARHVGHLDLLRELADGEAGE; translated from the coding sequence GTGACGATCCGCCACCGGCGCTGGCCGGATGAGGACGCGACCGATGAACTGCGGCTCTCCCAGGAGTTCCTGCAGTTCCTGAGGCACACCGCCGTCGGCAAGGTCGACGGGCTCAGCCCCGAGCTCGCCGCCGCGGCACCCATCGCCACCTCGCCCCGGACGACCGCGCTCGGCGTGATCAAGCACCTCACCGCCGTGGAACGGCACTGGATCTCGATCGTCGGTGCCGGCGCCCCGCTGCCGTCCCTGTGGGAGGGCAGCCCCGATCCGTCGTGGAACCTCACCGCCGCGGACTCGCCGCGGACCGTCATCGCCGCCTACGAGGCGGAGTGGGAGCGCTCCACCTGCGCGCTCGCCGGTCTGAGCCCGGACGGCCTGGCCGCGGACGGCGAGCGGACGATCCGGTGGATCCTCGCCCACGTCACCCAGGAGACCGCCCGGCACGTCGGCCACCTCGACCTCCTGCGCGAACTCGCCGACGGCGAGGCCGGCGAGTAG